The Fulvivirga ligni genome window below encodes:
- a CDS encoding AAA domain-containing protein: MHDLLKSYLNRLTNLTANNRSLLLLRLPSEQYLDIQDFNFVTKGGSFEIIESLIAGKSLTLCAQMDSRDEEVNVVSRKLKKINRADKFIYDERGSKDLYVGWPFLRGKLADGTLIRCPLLFFPVEIQLVNNHWRMQPRNDAGVTLNKSFLLAYSYYNKVKIPDELLERNLEDFDTDSTVFRTALYQLFKDSAIEINFNQDNFQDVLQNFEEFKKADFDDNEKIGELKLYPEAVLGIFPQAGSYLVPDYMHLIGNNHVLDIEQFFENRSPFEKNEKQGPDYYFLNSVEEEKTFTPFKMDAYQENALKAIKKGNSIVVQGPPGTGKSQLICNLISDHIAIGKKVLVVCQKRAALDVVYNRMEEKEMNDFLGLVHDFRNDRKDIYHKIAKQIERIDDYKIRNNGLDAIQLERKFLQVSRRIDQIIEEMEEFKFALFDESECGVAVKELYLTSDVEKPTVNLKQEYTHFRFEDLPAFINKLHYYAQYAERFNKTEYVWRERRSFEHFKISDQQRLMTILEEIPAYQEEISDKLEAVIGERWSFEDAELILQKRQFIIEMLGILKNPKAYEYFRHMMSYPDDETSNLWLSNTERVLVECYRGAGPETTLPADQLGRFQEALQRNLVARRSIFRLLQWKLFSKDKALIKRVLVANGLKGNRDGFNIMVEKIDNRLNLEHNLTKLKQRNWITAVPATYEKIHIQNWFHLQKLSVKAKLIFNSLRNFKEYFNVQKLSFAELQEKIEAIFSITKDIPAKRVEWETYLTPKQVSTLLSYPERGAEMMAVLKKDFDALCEYDKLKNEMTLQEMQVIDKVIDEVKEPSVEAVEELFQNSLRIAWIEHIETKYPILRSVSSLKFQKLEAELQNNVREKLNVSNDMLLLRARERTYENLEYNRLNNMVTYRDLHHQVTKKRRIWPLRKLIAEHYEELFKLIPCWMASPESVSAMFPMREMFDLVIFDEASQCFVERGLPAMYRGRQIVIAGDDKQLKPNDLYHVRYEEEDEDLDTALEVDSLLELGSQYLMSIQLQGHYRSKSLDLIDFSNRHFYGGNLRLLPDYDVINNNEPAIKYIKLDGVWENNVNAIEAEKVVDVLLDILDRTPFKDVGVVTFNAKQQQFILDHLDQRCADTGKIIPANWFVKNIENVQGDEKDIIIFSTGYAPNADGKMMMQFGSLNAANGENRLNVAVTRAREKIMVVSSIMPQQLKVEDTKNEGPKLLKSYLEYAWKVSEGEFKPSPYPEKKHHSEWYLKKKLKEWNVTRGDVFTLEEELPFADLTVKSDDEHLGLIITDDDLYYQSISVKDLHVYTPFVLSKKQWDFKGIYSREYWSNREQVHELIYRFVNHNMAKKDS; this comes from the coding sequence ATGCACGATCTGCTTAAATCTTATCTAAACCGGCTTACCAATCTCACTGCTAATAACCGGTCTTTATTATTACTTCGCTTACCATCAGAGCAATACCTGGACATTCAGGACTTTAATTTCGTTACCAAAGGAGGTTCTTTTGAGATTATTGAGTCGCTGATAGCTGGTAAATCGCTCACCCTTTGCGCGCAAATGGATAGTAGAGATGAGGAGGTGAACGTGGTGAGCAGAAAGCTCAAGAAGATTAATCGTGCTGATAAGTTTATATATGATGAGCGTGGTTCAAAGGATCTTTATGTAGGCTGGCCGTTCCTCCGAGGAAAGCTGGCGGATGGTACGCTGATCAGGTGCCCCTTGCTTTTTTTTCCTGTAGAAATTCAGCTGGTAAATAATCACTGGCGCATGCAGCCACGGAATGATGCCGGTGTTACATTGAACAAGTCCTTTCTTTTGGCTTACTCCTATTATAATAAGGTGAAAATCCCAGATGAACTTCTGGAACGAAACCTGGAGGACTTCGATACGGATAGCACCGTGTTTAGAACGGCTTTATATCAGCTTTTCAAGGATAGTGCGATAGAGATTAACTTTAACCAGGATAATTTTCAGGATGTCCTTCAAAACTTTGAAGAGTTTAAAAAGGCAGATTTTGACGATAATGAAAAGATAGGAGAGCTTAAATTATATCCTGAAGCTGTTTTGGGGATATTTCCTCAGGCAGGCTCTTATCTGGTGCCTGATTATATGCACCTCATTGGGAATAACCATGTATTGGATATTGAGCAGTTTTTTGAAAACAGATCACCATTCGAGAAAAATGAAAAGCAGGGGCCGGACTATTATTTTCTCAATAGCGTAGAGGAGGAGAAGACTTTCACACCTTTCAAGATGGATGCCTATCAGGAAAATGCGCTAAAAGCCATTAAGAAGGGTAATTCCATTGTAGTTCAAGGCCCTCCGGGAACAGGGAAGTCACAGCTTATTTGTAATCTCATTTCTGACCATATAGCCATTGGCAAGAAGGTATTAGTGGTGTGCCAGAAAAGGGCTGCTCTGGATGTGGTATACAACAGGATGGAAGAGAAGGAGATGAACGATTTCCTCGGTTTGGTGCATGATTTTAGAAATGATAGAAAAGATATATATCATAAAATAGCCAAGCAAATAGAACGAATTGACGATTATAAAATTCGTAACAATGGCTTGGATGCAATACAGTTGGAAAGAAAATTTCTTCAGGTTAGTCGCAGGATAGACCAGATTATTGAAGAAATGGAAGAGTTTAAATTCGCCCTTTTTGATGAGAGCGAATGTGGAGTTGCCGTGAAGGAGCTTTACCTTACATCAGATGTGGAAAAGCCTACGGTTAACTTAAAGCAGGAGTACACACACTTTAGGTTTGAAGATCTACCAGCCTTTATCAATAAGCTTCATTATTATGCGCAATATGCTGAGCGATTCAATAAAACTGAATATGTGTGGCGTGAACGCAGGTCTTTCGAACATTTCAAAATCTCTGATCAGCAAAGGTTAATGACTATTTTGGAGGAGATCCCTGCCTATCAGGAGGAGATTTCTGACAAGCTGGAAGCTGTGATTGGCGAACGCTGGAGCTTTGAAGATGCTGAATTGATATTGCAGAAAAGGCAATTCATTATTGAAATGCTGGGTATTCTGAAGAACCCAAAAGCCTATGAGTACTTCAGGCACATGATGTCATATCCTGATGATGAAACAAGTAATCTTTGGCTATCGAATACGGAAAGGGTGCTGGTAGAATGCTATCGCGGTGCTGGCCCTGAAACAACCTTGCCTGCTGATCAATTGGGAAGGTTCCAGGAAGCACTTCAGAGGAATTTGGTAGCTCGTAGAAGTATATTCAGGCTTTTACAGTGGAAGCTATTCTCTAAAGATAAGGCCTTAATTAAAAGGGTTCTTGTGGCTAACGGGCTGAAGGGTAACAGAGATGGCTTTAATATAATGGTGGAGAAAATTGATAACAGGCTGAACCTGGAGCATAATCTCACCAAATTAAAGCAGCGTAATTGGATTACAGCTGTGCCGGCCACTTATGAAAAAATACATATCCAAAACTGGTTTCACCTTCAAAAGCTCTCTGTTAAAGCTAAGTTGATCTTTAACTCTCTCAGAAATTTCAAGGAGTACTTTAATGTGCAGAAGCTTTCATTTGCAGAGCTGCAGGAGAAAATTGAAGCTATCTTCAGCATCACTAAAGATATACCTGCTAAGAGAGTAGAATGGGAAACTTACCTCACGCCAAAGCAGGTGAGTACATTATTATCTTATCCTGAACGAGGTGCTGAAATGATGGCGGTGCTGAAGAAGGATTTTGATGCCCTTTGTGAATACGATAAGTTGAAGAATGAGATGACTTTGCAGGAAATGCAGGTCATTGATAAGGTTATCGATGAGGTGAAGGAGCCAAGTGTGGAGGCTGTGGAAGAGCTTTTTCAAAATAGCTTAAGAATAGCCTGGATTGAACATATTGAAACTAAGTATCCTATTTTGAGGTCTGTCTCATCCCTTAAATTCCAGAAGTTAGAAGCAGAGCTACAAAATAATGTGCGAGAGAAGCTGAACGTAAGTAATGACATGCTTCTCCTTCGTGCGCGTGAGCGGACTTATGAAAATCTGGAGTACAACAGATTAAATAACATGGTCACTTACAGAGATTTACATCATCAGGTGACTAAAAAGCGTAGAATATGGCCACTGCGTAAGCTTATTGCTGAGCACTATGAAGAATTATTCAAGCTCATTCCATGTTGGATGGCGTCACCAGAGTCTGTCTCTGCCATGTTCCCGATGCGTGAAATGTTTGATCTTGTCATTTTTGACGAGGCTTCTCAGTGTTTTGTAGAGCGAGGATTGCCTGCCATGTATAGAGGAAGGCAAATAGTAATTGCTGGTGATGACAAGCAGCTAAAGCCTAATGATCTCTATCATGTCCGCTACGAAGAGGAGGATGAGGATTTGGATACGGCATTAGAAGTAGATTCACTACTGGAGCTGGGAAGTCAGTATCTGATGAGCATTCAGCTTCAAGGTCATTATAGAAGTAAGTCACTGGATCTGATAGACTTTTCTAATCGTCATTTTTATGGTGGGAACTTAAGACTTCTGCCTGATTATGATGTAATTAATAATAATGAACCGGCTATTAAGTACATTAAATTAGATGGTGTTTGGGAGAACAACGTCAATGCGATAGAGGCCGAGAAAGTGGTAGATGTACTTCTTGATATCCTTGATCGTACGCCATTTAAAGATGTGGGAGTAGTAACATTTAATGCTAAGCAGCAGCAATTTATCTTAGATCATCTGGATCAAAGATGTGCTGATACGGGCAAAATCATTCCTGCCAACTGGTTTGTGAAAAATATTGAGAATGTTCAGGGTGATGAGAAAGACATCATTATATTCTCAACAGGCTATGCCCCGAACGCTGATGGTAAAATGATGATGCAGTTTGGTAGTTTAAATGCTGCCAACGGAGAGAACAGGCTAAATGTGGCAGTAACAAGGGCCCGTGAAAAAATAATGGTTGTGAGTAGCATTATGCCTCAGCAGCTAAAAGTAGAGGACACTAAAAATGAAGGCCCTAAGCTGTTGAAATCTTATCTTGAATATGCATGGAAGGTTTCTGAGGGTGAGTTCAAGCCTTCACCTTACCCTGAGAAAAAGCATCATTCAGAGTGGTATTTGAAGAAGAAACTAAAGGAATGGAACGTTACCCGTGGTGATGTCTTCACTCTGGAAGAGGAATTGCCATTTGCAGATCTTACCGTAAAGAGTGATGATGAACACCTTGGTCTTATTATCACAGATGATGATCTTTACTATCAAAGTATTTCAGTGAAAGACCTTCATGTTTATACGCCTTTTGTGCTGAGTAAAAAGCAGTGGGATTTTAAAGGTATCTATAGCCGTGAGTATTGGAGCAACAGAGAGCAGGTACATGAGTTGATTTACCGATTTGTAAATCATAACATGGCTAAGAAAGACTCATAA
- a CDS encoding ion transporter, producing MTEENTQTQSWRYKLHEIIFEADTFWGKAFDVTLLVAILLSVLAVMLESVAHIKAEHGELLYVIEWFFTILFTLEYIARLLVVTKPWKYAFSFFGLIDLLSIVPTFLSLFFVGAQSLLVIRSFRLLRVFRVFKLGRFMGEATQLTTALKASRAKIIVFIGGVFAMVVVLGTMMYMIEGGKNGFTSIPKSIYWAVVTLTTVGYGDIAPHTTLGQTLATLIMILGYGIIAVPTGIVSAEMSQQKHHPVNTQSCPHCSAEGHDIDAAYCKKCGGRL from the coding sequence ATGACTGAAGAGAACACGCAAACCCAAAGCTGGAGGTATAAATTACATGAAATCATCTTTGAGGCCGACACCTTTTGGGGTAAAGCTTTTGATGTAACACTGCTGGTAGCCATTTTACTAAGTGTGCTAGCGGTTATGCTGGAGAGCGTGGCTCATATCAAAGCTGAGCATGGCGAACTGCTATATGTCATTGAGTGGTTCTTCACTATTCTGTTTACGCTGGAATATATCGCTCGGCTACTGGTAGTTACCAAGCCATGGAAATATGCCTTCAGCTTCTTCGGACTTATAGACCTCTTATCCATAGTACCTACATTTCTGAGCTTATTCTTCGTAGGTGCACAAAGCCTTTTAGTGATAAGAAGTTTTCGCCTACTCAGAGTTTTCAGAGTCTTTAAACTAGGGAGATTTATGGGTGAAGCCACCCAGCTCACAACGGCTTTAAAAGCCAGCAGAGCCAAAATCATAGTATTTATAGGTGGTGTCTTTGCCATGGTAGTAGTGCTTGGCACCATGATGTACATGATAGAAGGAGGTAAAAATGGTTTTACCAGCATCCCTAAAAGCATCTATTGGGCAGTGGTAACACTTACCACGGTTGGGTATGGAGATATTGCTCCTCATACTACCTTAGGACAAACGCTTGCCACACTAATTATGATTTTAGGATATGGAATTATAGCTGTTCCCACAGGTATTGTTTCAGCAGAAATGAGCCAGCAGAAACATCATCCGGTAAATACTCAGTCATGCCCGCACTGCAGTGCCGAAGGACACGACATTGATGCTGCATATTGTAAAAAGTGCGGTGGCAGATTATGA
- a CDS encoding CHAT domain-containing protein — MLRYTNIKPLKGLLTATILFACFFATPTLGQNWDKSIEKADESYEEGDYAKAIKDIEKFKKKLTKKEKGPNNFLVIYYLRMARYRLAQGELANFEEYLEKAITLSEEANSNGSLEHAENELEIARIYIQYGNYLKAQEQLNSAESSLQTSGNLNDNIKAELDAVKAEILSGQGYYNEAITLLNSLIESYQTVQVNKETYVEDGKIKTRRLSDEEIEARLATFAHLLTLKANTFRKKGNYISADSAFIKAETWISDNLSRTSAYYVENQYLFGQFLIENGLEAKMPKETRFDRSLSQILKQHEESHYLAFDLYQSLLKQYLKEEDKSKYRNVKVEYEKAIKRNFKRSSLHYINLETIEFDSKLAHNNTRNLAIKAASIVNNTQNLPKTHKKTIEVLEFLYHLALQEENYPAAEQNLSDILEIKAQLYGTNSPEYHLGKIEQANYYLDYTDRIKEAENIYNESFYGVVENQISSWHKDYIEILNHIALLYANTDQYAKANETLEKAKNTARAKFQDTDPAYGVELNNIAKLNIELGAYEEAADNINQSLTILEEKRKDERYVLDYVNALETKADLRAIQGLFDEAEDLISDSKKWVSRAELESNYNDLNSAEKMVDLYMTLGEYSDSKKLLDKIIASYKKRFGATSRRLIGPLVSSGKLELIKGNYPEAEKFAKTAFDLSVKTFGENSTKTSPALILLAEVYTSIGDYEKGEQNIKKAIDIETKEFGKQHIKVGKSLSQLAIIKFYDGDDLNEVAKLLEQGKEIILNKLGDKNPQYANILTEQAKVFIAQKKYVEAFVALKTAENIWENKVGSRNNINAAGIYTLTGDIYYYQGKYDQAEEHYNKSKKLYEKFFNRNHPEYVKVLSKLSKVYYMEGDTKSSRKYIEEALANYRAFIKTYFPALSEREKAKYWNTIKPDFEFYNTLAFKLKDEDPDIIGEVFNNALLTKAILLNSSIKIKERILNSTDDELKGVYNSWMEKKESLTDALSMTNEQLAENQIDPIVLSQEVERLEKELSQKSQLFSSSIEEKTIEWKHVQQALKANEIAIEMVRYRYFDRVFTDSVVYAAMYIKDKSNQAEPKVILINNGHDLETKYFKFYRNSILFKIRDEYSYKKYWEPIEKIAGAYPTIYLSADGVYNQLNLEAIPTPDGKYVIDNSNIILVSNTKDLYLRQVTTQLVQKEKRATMFGNPEFYTASASGSINQLPGTAKEVSSLKSLLRTEGWTTNSYTEKEAQEEQIKQLDNPKVFHIATHGFFTPIKQLEGTDQITRGEMQVNENPLMRTGLLLTGAGDLLNKTAYNYNLESGILTAYEAMNLNFDQTELVVLSACETGLGELEVGEGVYGLQRAFLVAGAKSLIMSMFKVDDAATQELMTNFYKNWIEKGNTKRQAFVDAKKELRTKYPDPIYWGSFIMIGLD, encoded by the coding sequence ATGTTACGCTACACAAATATTAAACCCCTTAAAGGCTTACTTACGGCCACTATTCTTTTTGCATGTTTTTTCGCCACCCCAACTTTAGGTCAGAATTGGGATAAGAGCATAGAAAAAGCGGATGAAAGCTACGAAGAAGGTGATTACGCCAAGGCTATTAAGGACATAGAAAAGTTTAAGAAGAAGCTAACCAAAAAGGAAAAAGGGCCCAACAACTTTCTAGTTATCTACTATTTAAGAATGGCTCGCTATCGACTGGCTCAGGGTGAGCTGGCGAACTTTGAGGAGTATTTAGAAAAAGCCATTACTTTAAGCGAAGAAGCCAACAGCAACGGCAGCCTGGAACACGCTGAAAATGAGCTGGAAATTGCTAGAATTTACATTCAATATGGCAATTACCTGAAGGCCCAGGAGCAATTAAATTCAGCTGAATCCTCATTACAAACTTCCGGCAATTTAAATGATAATATTAAAGCTGAGCTTGATGCTGTAAAAGCTGAGATCCTGTCAGGACAAGGGTATTATAATGAAGCCATCACCTTGCTAAACAGCCTGATTGAAAGCTACCAGACTGTACAGGTAAATAAAGAAACCTACGTAGAAGATGGGAAGATTAAAACCAGAAGGCTCTCCGATGAAGAAATAGAGGCTCGACTGGCCACTTTTGCTCACCTTTTAACCCTGAAGGCTAACACTTTTAGAAAAAAGGGGAATTACATTAGCGCTGATAGTGCCTTCATTAAGGCAGAAACCTGGATTAGCGATAACCTGAGTAGAACCAGTGCCTATTACGTTGAAAATCAATATCTCTTTGGACAATTCCTCATAGAAAATGGCTTGGAAGCCAAAATGCCGAAAGAAACCAGGTTTGACAGAAGCCTCAGCCAGATCTTAAAACAGCACGAAGAATCTCATTATTTGGCATTTGACCTGTACCAATCCTTGTTAAAGCAGTACCTAAAGGAAGAAGATAAGAGTAAGTATAGAAACGTAAAAGTGGAATATGAAAAAGCCATTAAGAGAAATTTCAAACGTTCCAGCCTGCATTACATCAATCTGGAAACCATAGAGTTTGATTCCAAGCTAGCTCATAATAATACCAGAAATTTAGCCATTAAAGCGGCTTCTATAGTTAATAACACTCAAAACCTTCCTAAAACACATAAAAAGACTATTGAGGTACTGGAGTTCCTTTATCATCTGGCACTTCAGGAGGAGAACTACCCCGCTGCAGAACAAAACCTTAGCGATATACTTGAGATCAAAGCTCAGCTTTACGGCACGAACTCCCCTGAGTATCATCTTGGAAAAATTGAACAAGCCAACTATTATCTGGATTATACCGATCGTATAAAGGAGGCTGAGAACATTTACAATGAAAGCTTTTACGGCGTAGTCGAAAATCAAATCAGTTCATGGCATAAAGATTACATAGAAATTCTTAACCACATAGCGCTACTCTACGCCAACACCGATCAGTATGCAAAAGCTAATGAAACGCTGGAAAAAGCTAAAAATACAGCTCGGGCAAAGTTTCAGGATACGGATCCCGCTTATGGTGTAGAGCTCAATAATATTGCTAAGCTAAATATAGAATTGGGCGCCTATGAAGAAGCTGCTGATAATATTAATCAATCTCTTACCATTTTGGAGGAGAAAAGAAAAGACGAAAGATACGTACTGGATTATGTAAATGCACTAGAAACTAAAGCCGACTTAAGAGCCATCCAAGGTCTTTTCGATGAAGCCGAAGATCTCATATCTGATTCAAAAAAGTGGGTGAGCCGAGCTGAATTAGAAAGCAACTACAATGACCTGAACTCTGCTGAGAAAATGGTGGACCTTTATATGACTCTCGGAGAATATTCGGATAGCAAAAAGCTTTTGGATAAGATCATCGCGAGCTACAAAAAGAGGTTTGGAGCCACCTCCAGAAGATTAATTGGTCCTTTAGTGAGCAGCGGAAAGCTGGAATTAATTAAAGGAAACTATCCTGAGGCTGAAAAATTCGCTAAAACAGCCTTTGATCTGTCAGTAAAAACCTTTGGAGAAAACTCCACCAAAACCTCTCCTGCTCTTATTCTTTTAGCTGAGGTTTATACCAGCATTGGTGATTATGAAAAAGGTGAGCAAAACATAAAAAAGGCCATTGATATTGAAACCAAGGAGTTTGGAAAGCAACACATAAAAGTGGGTAAAAGCCTAAGCCAACTAGCCATTATTAAATTTTATGATGGTGATGATCTTAATGAAGTTGCTAAACTTTTGGAGCAAGGTAAAGAGATTATCCTCAACAAATTGGGCGATAAAAACCCGCAATATGCAAACATTCTTACAGAGCAGGCCAAGGTTTTTATTGCTCAAAAGAAATACGTAGAAGCTTTCGTAGCCTTAAAGACTGCGGAAAACATTTGGGAAAACAAGGTAGGCAGTAGAAACAACATTAATGCCGCTGGTATCTACACGCTTACTGGCGATATCTATTACTATCAAGGAAAATATGATCAGGCAGAAGAGCATTACAATAAGTCTAAAAAGCTTTACGAAAAGTTCTTCAACCGCAATCATCCTGAATATGTAAAAGTACTTTCCAAGCTTAGCAAAGTATACTACATGGAAGGCGACACCAAGTCTAGCAGAAAGTACATTGAAGAAGCTTTGGCCAACTACAGAGCATTTATAAAAACCTATTTCCCAGCACTTAGTGAGCGTGAAAAAGCAAAATATTGGAACACCATAAAGCCTGATTTTGAGTTCTACAACACCCTTGCCTTTAAGCTTAAAGATGAAGATCCTGATATCATAGGCGAGGTATTTAACAATGCACTTTTAACTAAGGCCATTTTATTAAACTCTTCCATTAAGATTAAAGAGAGGATCTTAAATAGCACTGATGATGAATTAAAAGGAGTGTATAATTCGTGGATGGAAAAGAAGGAAAGTCTTACCGATGCTCTCTCCATGACAAATGAACAATTAGCTGAAAATCAGATAGATCCGATTGTTTTATCTCAGGAAGTAGAGCGATTAGAGAAAGAGCTTAGCCAGAAATCACAGCTATTCAGCTCCAGCATAGAAGAAAAAACCATTGAGTGGAAACATGTTCAGCAGGCTCTTAAGGCTAATGAAATAGCCATAGAAATGGTGAGGTATCGTTATTTCGACAGGGTATTTACTGATTCAGTGGTTTATGCCGCCATGTATATTAAGGACAAGAGCAACCAGGCTGAGCCGAAAGTTATCCTTATAAACAACGGTCATGATCTTGAGACTAAGTATTTCAAATTCTATAGAAACAGTATTTTATTCAAAATCAGAGACGAATATTCTTATAAAAAGTATTGGGAGCCTATTGAGAAAATAGCTGGCGCCTACCCTACCATTTACTTATCAGCCGATGGGGTTTACAACCAGCTCAATCTGGAGGCTATTCCAACCCCTGACGGAAAATATGTAATCGACAATTCTAACATTATTCTGGTAAGCAACACCAAAGATCTTTATTTAAGGCAGGTAACTACTCAACTTGTTCAAAAGGAAAAAAGGGCCACCATGTTTGGCAACCCAGAATTCTATACAGCATCAGCCTCAGGTAGTATCAATCAGCTTCCTGGTACGGCCAAGGAGGTCAGTTCATTAAAATCATTATTGCGCACAGAAGGATGGACTACCAATTCTTACACAGAAAAAGAAGCCCAGGAAGAGCAAATCAAGCAGCTGGATAACCCTAAAGTTTTCCATATTGCTACACACGGTTTCTTCACACCTATTAAACAACTAGAAGGCACTGACCAAATCACTCGAGGTGAAATGCAGGTGAATGAAAACCCTTTAATGAGAACTGGGTTACTACTTACAGGAGCTGGTGATCTTCTAAACAAAACCGCTTATAACTACAATCTGGAAAGTGGCATTCTTACCGCTTACGAGGCTATGAACCTCAACTTTGACCAGACAGAATTGGTAGTTTTAAGTGCCTGCGAAACAGGCTTAGGCGAGCTTGAAGTAGGCGAAGGAGTATATGGATTACAAAGAGCTTTCCTGGTAGCTGGCGCTAAATCACTGATTATGAGCATGTTTAAAGTGGACGATGCCGCTACTCAGGAGTTAATGACCAACTTCTATAAAAACTGGATTGAAAAAGGAAACACAAAAAGACAAGCCTTTGTGGATGCTAAAAAAGAACTTCGTACAAAATACCCAGACCCGATCTATTGGGGTTCTTTTATTATGATTGGCTTAGATTAG
- the scpA gene encoding methylmalonyl-CoA mutase, translating to MKPDFDKIKYNQFKPEAKDLSNQPTWQSAEKIEVKSGYSEADFKTLEHTNYSAGIPPYLRGPYSTMYAGRPWTIRQYAGFSTAEESNAFYRRNLAAGQKGLSVAFDLATHRGYDSDHPRVTGDVGKAGVAIDSILDMKVLFDQIPLDKMSVSMTMNGAVIPIMAFYIAAAEEQGVKKEDLSGTIQNDILKEFMVRNTYIYPPLPSMKIIADIFEYTSQNMPRFNSISISGYHMQEAGATADIELAYTLADGLEYIRAGIKAGLDIDDFAPRLSFFWAIGMNHFMEIAKMRAGRLLWAKLVKQFNPKNDKSLALRTHCQTSGWSLTEQDPYNNVARTCTEALAAALGHTQSLHTNALDEAIALPTDFSARIARNTQLYLQKETNITKVVDPWGGSYYVESLTDELVQKAWSLIEEVEELGGMAKAIESGLPKMRIEEAAARKQARIDSGKDIIVGVNKYQTDEEPDFDILEVDNTKVREQQIKRLEELKANRDKEKVAAALERISRIASGEEKGNLLEAAVVAARERASLGEISDAMEKEFGRHKATIRSISGVYSEEAKMDSNFKEAKALSDQFAELEGRRPRIMVAKMGQDGHDRGAKVIATSFADLGFDVDIGPLFQTPEEVARQATENDVHVIGASSLAAGHKTLIPELIQSLKNLGREDIMVIAGGVIPPKDYDFLYEAGVAGVFGPGTVIAKAAKDILNKLLEE from the coding sequence ATGAAGCCAGATTTCGATAAAATAAAATATAACCAGTTTAAGCCTGAAGCGAAAGATCTTTCAAATCAGCCCACCTGGCAATCAGCTGAAAAAATAGAGGTAAAATCAGGTTATTCAGAAGCTGATTTTAAAACACTGGAACATACTAATTATAGTGCAGGCATTCCGCCTTATTTAAGAGGACCATACAGTACTATGTACGCAGGACGGCCCTGGACCATTCGTCAGTATGCCGGTTTTTCTACCGCCGAAGAATCTAATGCCTTTTACAGACGAAACTTGGCCGCGGGTCAAAAAGGTCTGTCTGTAGCCTTTGATCTTGCCACACACCGAGGGTATGACTCAGACCATCCGCGAGTAACCGGAGATGTGGGCAAAGCGGGAGTAGCAATAGATTCAATCCTGGATATGAAGGTGTTATTTGACCAAATACCACTGGATAAAATGTCTGTTTCTATGACTATGAACGGTGCTGTAATTCCAATTATGGCCTTTTACATAGCAGCTGCAGAAGAGCAAGGGGTAAAAAAGGAGGACTTAAGCGGTACTATTCAAAATGATATCTTAAAGGAGTTTATGGTGAGGAACACCTACATCTACCCTCCTTTGCCATCCATGAAGATTATCGCTGACATATTTGAATATACTTCTCAGAATATGCCACGCTTTAACTCCATCAGTATCAGCGGCTACCACATGCAGGAAGCTGGTGCCACTGCTGATATTGAGCTAGCCTATACCCTTGCCGATGGATTGGAGTATATTCGAGCAGGGATAAAAGCAGGATTAGATATTGATGATTTTGCTCCCCGACTATCCTTTTTCTGGGCTATCGGTATGAATCATTTTATGGAGATAGCCAAGATGAGGGCTGGCAGATTACTATGGGCAAAACTCGTAAAGCAGTTTAATCCTAAAAATGACAAATCATTAGCACTTCGCACGCATTGCCAAACCTCTGGTTGGAGCTTAACAGAACAAGATCCATATAACAACGTGGCAAGAACCTGCACTGAAGCTTTAGCCGCAGCACTAGGACACACACAGTCTTTACATACGAACGCCCTTGATGAAGCAATAGCTCTTCCCACAGATTTCTCTGCGCGGATAGCTAGGAACACGCAGCTTTACCTTCAAAAGGAAACCAATATTACTAAGGTGGTTGATCCCTGGGGTGGCTCATATTATGTAGAAAGCCTCACAGATGAGTTAGTTCAGAAGGCTTGGTCTTTAATAGAAGAGGTGGAAGAGTTAGGAGGTATGGCCAAAGCTATTGAAAGTGGCCTTCCTAAAATGAGGATTGAAGAGGCAGCTGCAAGAAAGCAGGCTAGAATAGATTCAGGGAAAGACATAATAGTAGGTGTAAATAAATACCAAACTGATGAAGAACCTGATTTCGACATATTGGAAGTAGATAACACCAAAGTTCGTGAGCAGCAGATCAAAAGATTAGAGGAGCTTAAAGCGAACAGGGATAAGGAAAAGGTGGCCGCTGCATTAGAGAGAATTAGCAGAATAGCTTCAGGAGAAGAGAAAGGCAATTTACTGGAAGCTGCGGTTGTTGCTGCTAGAGAAAGAGCCTCATTAGGTGAGATATCTGATGCTATGGAAAAAGAATTTGGAAGACACAAAGCCACCATCAGATCAATTTCAGGCGTATATTCAGAAGAAGCAAAAATGGATAGCAACTTTAAAGAAGCTAAGGCACTTTCAGATCAGTTTGCTGAGCTGGAAGGAAGAAGACCCAGGATTATGGTAGCCAAAATGGGCCAAGACGGACACGACAGAGGTGCTAAGGTAATAGCCACAAGCTTTGCAGATCTGGGCTTTGACGTAGACATTGGACCATTATTCCAAACACCTGAAGAAGTGGCCAGACAAGCCACTGAGAATGATGTGCATGTGATAGGTGCTTCAAGCCTGGCAGCAGGGCACAAAACGTTGATCCCTGAACTCATCCAGTCTCTTAAAAATCTGGGTAGAGAAGATATCATGGTAATAGCCGGTGGCGTAATACCTCCAAAAGATTATGACTTTCTATATGAAGCAGGGGTTGCTGGTGTATTTGGTCCGGGCACTGTTATAGCCAAGGCAGCCAAGGATATACTCAACAAATTGCTTGAAGAATAG